From the genome of Paraburkholderia largidicola:
CGCACGCAGGAAATGCATCAGTTCGCCGAGTACGGCGTGGCCGCGCACTGGCGCTACAAGGAAGCGGGCACGCGCGGCTATGGCGGGCAATTCAGCGCTAGCGAGAAGTACGACGAGAAGATTGCGTGGCTGCGTCAGCTGCTGGCGTGGAAGGACGATGTGTCCGAAGGCAAGCCCGGTGAAAAGGGCGCTGCCCGGCCGTGGGAGCAGCTTCGCCAGGCGACGCTCGACGACGATCATATCTACACGCTCACGCCGCAGGCGCGCGTGATTCCGCTGCCGCAAGGCGCGACGCCGCTCGATTTCGCATATCACCTGCATAGCGAACTGGGGCATCGCTGCCGCGGCGCGCGCGTCGACGGGGCGATGGTACCGTTGAACACGCCGTTGCAGAACGGGCAGACGGTCGAGATCATCTCAGTGAAAGAGGGAGGTCCGTCGCGCGACTGGCTCAATCCGAATCTCGGCTATCTGCAAAGCAATCGCGCGCGCCAGAAGGTGCGCGCGTGGTTCAACGCAGTCGAAGTGCAGGAGAACATCGCGACCGGGCGCGCGATGGTCGAAAAGACCTTGCAGCGTGAAGGCAAGACGTCGGTCAATCTCGATCAGCTTGCTGCGAAGCTCGGCTTCAAGTCCACCGACGACCTGTTCTCGGTGGTCGGCAAGGAAGAGTTCAGCTTGCGGCTCGTCGAGCAGGCGCTGAACGATGCGCCACCCGCCGAGCCCGTCGTCGAAGCGCCCGAGCAGTTCGAGAAACGCAGCAGCGGCGCGAGCGTCGCGCATGGCGCGTCGACGGGTGTGCTGGTCGTCGGCGTCGATGCGTTGCTCACGCAACTCGCGCGCTGCTGTCGCCCGGCGCCGCCCGATGACATCGCGGGCTTCGTCACGCGCGGCAAGGGCATGTCGATACATCGCAGCGACTGCCCGACGTTCCTGCGCATGGCGGACCGTGCGCCGGAGCGCGTGCTGCAAACGGCCTGGTCCGCGGACGTGATGAGCGGGCGCGGCAAGTCGGTCTATCCCGTGGATCTCTCAATCGAAGCCACCGACCGGCAAGGTCTGCTGCGCGATATCTCCGAAGTCTTCGCCCGCGAGAAGATGAACGTGGTGGGCGTAAAGACGCAGTCGCGGCGCAATGCGGCGTTCATGCAGTTCACGGTCGAAGTGTCGAGCGCGGCACAAATCCAGCGAGCGTGCGCAATGTTGGGTGAAGTGGCGGGCGTCGTCAGCGCTACGCGCAAGTGACGGCGCTGGCCGTTCGCGAAGCGGGCATTGGGATTTTGATGTCGCTGCATAAAAACGCTTGCCAACTTTCTCTACGCTCCATATAATCTCGTTTCTCTAGGCTCGTAGCTCAGCTGGTTAGAGCACCACCTTGACATGGTGGGGGTCGTTGGTTCGAGTCCAATCGAGCCTACCAACGAATCCGAAACTTCGGCTTGCCGATGTTTCGCAAACGCAAGTAGCAATGAGCGCTTCGGCGTAAATGGCGAATCAAGCGAACATGGTTATGACACCGCGAACGTTGACCGGAACTGCTTCGGAGCGACGCTAGTCGAGGACCACTTTCGCCCTTGTTGTTTGCAGTAGTTTGCAGAAACGTGAATGCGGCCCCTCGAAAGCGGGGCCGCATTTTTTTTGTCGCGCTTTTTTGTCTTTAAGTCTTGTTGCCTGTGCCGCCGGCCGGCATTACGGAGAACGCAATGGTTTCGATACGACTGCCCGATGGTTCTGTTCGACAGTACGAGCATCCCGTGACCGTCGCCGAAGTGGCGGCCTCGATCGGCCCCGGTCTCGCGAAGGCGGCGCTCGGCGGCAAGATCGACGGTGAACTGGTCGATACGTCTGCGCTGATCGATCGCGATGTCTCGCTCGCGATCGTCACGGACAAGGACGCCGATGGCCTCGACATCATTCGCCACTCGACGGCGCATTTGCTCGCGTACGCGGTGAAGGACCTTTTTCCTGAAGCGCAGGTGACGATCGGGCCGGTGATCGACAACGGCTTCTACTACGACTTCTCGTATAGCCGTCCCTTCACGCCCGAAGATCTCGAGAAGATCGAAAAACGCATGCAGGAACTCGCGAAGAAGGATGAGCCGGTGTCGCGCCGCGTGGTGTCGCGCGATGAGGCCGTCGAGTACTTCAAGAGCATCGGTGAGAAGTACAAGGCCGAGATCATCGAATCGATTCCCGCCAGCGATGAAATCAAGCTGTACTCGCACGGTGGCTTTACGGATCTCTGCCGTGGCCCGCACGTTCCGTCGACGGGTAAGCTGAAGGTCTTCAAGCTGATGAAGCTCGCGGGCGCGTACTGGCGCGGCGACTCGAAGAACGAGCAGTTGCAGCGTATCTACGGCACGGCCTGGACGAAGAAGGAAGACCAGGACGCGTATCTGCACATGCTCGAAGAGGCGGAAAAACGCGATCACCGCAAGCTCGGCAAGCAGCTCGACCTGTTCCACATGCAGGACGAGTCGCCGGGCATGGTGTTCTGGCATCCGCGCGGCTGGACCTTGTGGCAGCAGGTCGAGCAGTACATGCGCCGTCGCGTGAACGACGCGGGCTACCTCGAGATCAAGACGCCGATGATCATGGACCGTTCGCTGTGGGAAGCGTCCGGTCACTGGCAGAACTATCGTGAAAACATGTTCACGACGGAGTCGGAAAAGCGCGACTACGCAATCAAGCCGATGAACTGCCCGGGTCACGTGCAGGTGTTCAATCACGGCCTGCGTTCGTACCGCGATCTGCCGCTGCGTTACGCGGAATTCGGCTCGTGCCATCGGAATGAGTCATCGGGCGCACTGCACGGCCTGATGCGCGTGCGCGGCTTCGTCCAGGACGATGCGCATATTTTCTGTACCGAAGACCAGTTCATCAGCGAATCGATCGCGTTCAATACGCTTGCGATGAGCGTTTATAAAGATTTCGGCTTCGACAACGTCGAAATCAAGCTGTCGCTGCGCCCCGATGCGCGCGCGGGTACGGATGAAACCTGGGATCGCGCCGAGCAGGGTCTGCGGGATGCGCTGACGGCCTGCGGCGTGAGCTGGGAAGAATTGCCCGGCGAGGGCGCGTTCTACGGTCCGAAGGTCGAATATCACATCAAGGATGCGCTCGGCCGTTCGTGGCAGTGCGGCACGCTCCAGCTCGACATGGTGCTGCCGGAGCGCCTCGGCGCCGAATACGTCGCCGAGGACAACAGCCGTCGCCGCCCGATCATGCTGCACCGGGCAATCGTCGGATCAATGGAGCGTTTCCTCGGCATTCTGATCGAGCACCATGCCGGTGCAATGCCTGCCTGGCTGGCGCCGATGCAGGTCGTCGTGATGAATATCGCGGAAAGTCAGGCGGAATACGCACAATCTCTGGCCCAATCGTTGCAAAAACAAGGGGTTAGAGTAGAGGCTGATTTGCGCAACGAGAAGATTAGCTATAAAATACGCGAGCACACGCTGGAAAAGGTCCCGTATCTGCTGGTCGTCGGCGATAAGGAGCGTGATGCACAAACGGTAGCCGTGCGTGCCCGTGGCGGCGTCGATCTGGGCGTGATGTCCCTCGATGCCTTCAGCGAGCGTCTGCGCCAGGACGTGCAGACGTTCAAGTAGCCACCAGGCAGCGCGGCTCGTTTTTTTAATTTTTAGAGGAAACGTAACATCGCTACTGATAAGTCGTCGCATCGCATCAACGGTGAAATTACTGCACCCGAGGTGCGTCTGGTCGGAATCGACAACGAACCGCTCGGCATCGTAAAACTGGCTGATGCTTTCCGCCTGTCGGAACAGCAGGACGTGGATCTGGTTGAAATCGCGCCGCAAGCGGTTCCGCCCGTCTGCCGCCTGATGGACTACGGCAAGTTCAAGTACCAGGAAGCGAAGAAGCAGCACGAGGCCAAGCTCAAGCAGAAAGTCATCCAGGTCAAGGAAGTCAAATTCCGGCCGGGTACGGATGACGGTGACTACAACGTCAAGCTGCGCAATCTCGTCCGCTTCCTTGAAGATGGCGACAAGACGAAGATCACGTTGCGTTTCCGTGGCCGCGAAATGGCTCACCAGGAAATCGGCATGCGCATGCTCGAGCGTCTGCGCACCGATCTGGATGAAGTCGGTCAGGTCGAGCAGATGCCAAAGATGGAAGGCCGCCAGATGATCATGGTGCTGGCGCCGAAGAAAAAGAAGTAAGCAGACTTTCGCTGCGCATCGCATTGTGTGCAGCGAGTTTGTCGGAAAGTTTGAGTCGCACGTCGCCGAAGGCGGTGTGTGAAGGCAGGTTTCGGAATGCGCTCGCAGTTGTCGTACAGCGAGCGTTCTTCCTGAAAAGCAGCGGCCAGCAATTCAGGCCGTCTGCATACCAAGTGGAGTGGGTTTCAAAGGGCGGATGAGGGCTTTCTGGGCCAACCGCACACCCATGTCCATCAAATAATGGAGTAGTTGTCATGCCGAAGATGAAGACCAAGAAGAGCGCTGCAAAGCGCTTCGTGGTTCGTCCGGGCGGTACCGTCAAGCGCGGTCAAGCCTTCAAGCGCCACATTCTTACCAAGAAGACCACCAAGAACAAGCGTCACCTGCGCGGCGCCACGGCAGTTCATGATTCCGATCTGAACTCCGTACGCGCGATGCTGCCGTTCGCCTAACCCTTAACCGACACTCATAGGAGCGAAACATGCCTCGAGTCAAACGTGGGGTTACCGCACGGGCCCGCCACAAGAAGATCATTAATCTGGCCAAGGGTTACCGCGGCCGCCGCAATAACGTCTATCGCATCGCCAAGCAGGCGGTCATGCGCGCAGGCCAATACGCCTACCGCGATCGCCGCAACAAGAAGCGTGTGTTCCGCGCACTGTGGATCACGCGTATCAACGCGGCGGTGCGTCAGCACGACATGACGTACAGCGTGTTCATCAACGGCCTGAAGAAGGCGTCGATCGAACTCGACCGCAAGGTGCTGGCCGACATGGCTGTGTTCGACAAGGCTGCTTTTGCTGCGATCGTCCAGCAGGTGAAAGCCGCCGTTGCAGCCTGAGTGCGCTGTTAGCATCTAGTACTGCGTGGTTCGTTGCAGCGAACAGTCCGGTAGTCTCGGTGACGCTGCAACAAAAACGGGGCTCCTCACCGAGCCCCTTTTTTGTTGGTCGAGCCAGTTTTACTTCGATTGAATACTGACGTTGAAAAGATGGGATCAATGGATCTGGACCAGATTGTCGCCGACGCAAAAAGCGCCTTTGAACAAGCCTCCGACGTCACCACGCTCGAAAACGAGAAGGCACGCTTTCTCGGCAAGTCGGGCGCACTGACGGAACTGTTGAAGGGGCTCGGCAAGCTCGATCCCGAAACGCGCAAGACGGAAGGCGCGCGGATCAACATTGTGAAGCAGCAGGTCGAAGCTGCGTTGACGGCGCGCCGCCAGGCGCTTGCCGACGCGCTGCTGAACCAGCGCCTCGCCGCCGAAGCCATCGACGTCACCTTGCCCGGTCGCGGCACCGGTACAGGTAGTCTGCACCCCGTGATGCACACGTGGGAGCGGGTCGAACAGATCTTTCGCACGATTGGTTTCGACGTGGCCGACGGCCCCGAGATCGAAACCGACTGGTACAACTTCACGTCGCTGAACAGCCCGGAAAACCATCCGGCCCGTTCGATGCAAGACACGTTCTACGTCGACGGCAAGGACGCTGAAGGCCGTCCGCTGCTGCTGCGCACGCACACCAGCCCGATGCAGGTCCGCTACGCGCGCACCAACACGCCGCCTATCAAGGTGATCGTGCCTGGCCGCACGTACCGCGTGGACAGCGACGCGACGCACTCGCCGATGTTCAATCAGGTCGAAGGCCTGTGGATCGACGAGAACATCAGCTTCGCCGACCTGAAGGGCGTCTACACCGACTTCCTCAAAAAATTCTTCGAGCGCGACGATATTCTCGTGCGCTTCCGTCCGTCGTACTTCCCGTTCACCGAGCCTTCGGCCGAGATCGACATGATGTTCGAGCATGGCAAGAACGCCGGTAAGTGGCTCGAAATTTCGGGCTCGGGCCAGGTTCACCCGACGGTGATCCGCAACATGGGCCTCGACCCCGAGCGCTATATCGGTTTTGCGTTCGGCAGCGGCCTCGAGCGCCTGACGATGCTGCGCTACGGCGTTCAGGACCTGCGTCTGTTCTTTGAAAACGACCTGCGCTTCCTGCGCCAGTTCGCCTGAGGCGAGCCAAAGCGTAGAGCGCGAGCCAACAGGCTTTAAGCACGCGACGAGAGCGGCACGGCATTCGGCAATCTGACTGCCGCCGCAAACAGCGCCTCCGGTTGATGCCGACCTTGTCGACATACCGGCCGGATGCGGACACAACCTGTTTAGAACGTACAGAACCATGCAATTCCCGGAATCCTGGCTCAGAACCTTTGTCGATCCGCAACTGACGACGGCCGAGCTGTCGCACGCCCTGACGATGGCCGGTCTCGAAGTGGAGGACCTGCGTCCCGCTGCGCCGCCGACGTCGAAGATCGTGGTGGGCCGCGTGCTCGAAGTCGTCAAGCACCCGGACGCGGACAAGCTCAACGTCTGTCAGGTCGACGCCGGCACAGGCGCGACGTTGAACATCGTGTGCGGTGCGCCGAACGTGTCGCCTGGCATCAAGGTGCCCGTCGCGCTGGTCGGCGCGCAACTGCCGCCCGCCGAAGAGGGCGGTGCACCGTTCGCGATCAAGCTGTCGAAGCTGCGTGGCGTGCAAAGCGAAGGCATGCTGTGCTCGGCGCGTGAACTGAAGTTGTCCGAAGATCATAGCGGCCTGCTGATCCTGCCGGAAGATACGCCGATCGGCCAGGATATCCGCGAAACGCTGAACCTCGACGACACTGTGTTCGAAATCAAGCTGACGCCGAACAAGGCCGATTGCCTGTCGGTGTTCGGCGTCGCGCGCGAGACGGCCGCGATCACGGGCGCGCTGCTGCGTCCGCTCGATATCAAGCCCGTCGAAGTGAAGCTGAACGAAACGCTGCCCGTGAAGATCTCGGCGCCGGACCTGTGCGGCCGTTTTTCGGGCCGCGTGATCCGCGGCGTCAACGCGCGTGCCAAGTCGCCGGCGTGGATGGTCGAGCGGCTCGAACGTTCCGGTCAACGAAGCATTTCGGCTTTGGTCGACATCTCGAACTACGTGATGCTCGAACTCGGCCGTCCGTCGCACGTGTTCGATCTGGACAAGATTCACGGCGAGATGGACGTGCGCTGGGGCAAGCCCGGCGAGTCGCTCAAACTGCTGAACGGCAATACGGTCGAAGTGGACGAAACGGTCGGCGTGATCGCCGACGATCACCACATCGAAAGCCTCGCGGGCATCATGGGCGGCGACAGCACGGCCGTGACGCTCGACACGACCAACATCTATCTCGAAGCCGCATTCTGGTGGCCCGATAGCATTCGCGGCCGTTCGCGCCGTTATAACTTCTCGACGGACGCGGGCCATCGCTTCGAACGCGGCGTCGACTACTCGACGACTGTCGAGCATATCGAACGGATCACGCAACTGATTCTCGACATCTGCGGCGGCGAAGCGGGTCCCGTCGACGATCAGATCGTCAATGTGCCGAAGCGCGAGCCCGTCAAGATGCGCGTCGCGCGCGCGAACCGCATCATCGGCGTGGCGATCGGCGGCGATGAAATTGCGCAAATCTTCACGCGCCTCGGCCTGCCGTTCGAACGCGACGGCGACGATTTCCTCGTGACGCCGCCGCCGTATCGCTTCGATATCGAAATCGAAGAAGACCTGATTGAAGAAGTCGCGCGCATTTACGGCTTCGAGAAGATTCCGGCGAATCCGCCCGTAGCGCGCAGCGAGATGCGCCGCACGAACGAAACGCAGCGCTCCATTCACACGCTGCGTCACGCGCTGGCCGCACGCGATTACGCGGAAACGGTGAACTTCAGTTTCGTCGATGCCGAATGGGAGCAGGATTTCGCGGGCAACGACAAGCCCGTGAAGCTGCTCAATCCGATCGCGAGCCAGCTGTCGGTGATGCGTACAACGCTGTTCGGCAGCCTGATCAACGTGCTGCGCCACAACCTGAACCGTCGTGCGGAGCGCATTCGCGTGTTCGAAGCGGGACGCGTGTTCCTGCAGGACGCGTCGATCAAGGCGGGTGAACTGGCTGTGGAAGGCTTCGCGCAACCGAAGATGTTCGGCGCGCTCGCCTATGGCCCCGTCATCGAAGAGCAGTGGGGCGCGCAAACGCGTGCCGTCGACTTCTTCGACGTGAAGGGCGATCTCGAAGCGCTGCTGGCACCCGCCGTCGCGCGCTTCGTGAAGGCGGAACATCCGGCGCTGCATCCGGGACGTAGCGCGCGCATCGAACTCGATGGCCGCGCGATCGGCTGGATCGGCGAACTGCATCCGCGATGGATGCAGAAGTACGACCTGCCGCATGCGCCGATCCTGTTCGAAGTCGAAGCAGAAGCGCTGATGCAGCGCGCGCTGCCGAGCCCGACGGAAGTGTCGAAATTCCCGCCCGTGCGGCGTGATATCGCGATCGTCGTCGATCAGAAAATCGAAGTTCAGGCGCTCTTTGACGAGATGCAAAAGGCACTTTCGGACGAGGCTTGCAAGACCATTCAAAGGGTTGCGCTTTTCGATGAATTTCGTGCAAAATCAAATACTTCCGGCGGGCTGGCAGCGCACGAGAAAAGCCTTGCGTTCCGTGTAACCTTGCAAGATACTGGTGGCACCCTTCAGGATGAAACGGTCGATCTGGCCATTCAGACTCTGGTGGATCGTCTTGCTCGAGTATATGGCGCCCGGTTGCGCGGATAACTGATAACGGCTGTTCCGCAAGTTCCGTTCTGGTTGACGCGCCATTTGACAGATATGAATGAAATGAACTCGAGTGATTTCGAAGCCCTTCTTACGGCGCAGCGTAGCGCCATGATCCGCGATATCCCTACCTCAACCGCTAGCGCGTCGGGCGAAGCGCCGACGCTTACCAAGGCTGAGCTTGCCGAGCTGCTGTTCGACAATGTCGGGCTCAACAAGCGGGAAGCGAAGGACATGGTCGAAGCGTTCTTCGAGGTAATTCGCGACGCGTTGGAGAGTGGCGACAGCGTCAAGCTGTCCGGCTTCGGCAACTTCCAGTTGCGCGACAAGCCTCAGCGTCCGGGCAGAAATCCGAAAACGGGCGAGGCGATTCCTATCGCCGCGCGCCGCGTCGTGACGTTCCACGCAAGTCAAAAGCTGAAGGCGCTGGTCGAGAACGGCGCTGAAGAAAGCTTCGCGCGCTGATCGATTCGCGCGCCCGCGCAACCACTACGACGGTTATCCGACCGCTAACTGACGATGACAGCGACGATCGAAAAAGTCGTCTTGCCTCCGATTCCCGCGAAGCGCTACTTCACGATCGGTGAAGTCAGCGAACTATGCGGTGTGAAACCGCATGTGCTGCGGTACTGGGAGCAGGAGTTCACGCAGTTGCGGCCGGTGAAGCGCAGGGGCAATCGCCGGTACTACCAGCATCATGAAGTGCTGCTGATCCGGCGGATCCGCGAGTTGTTGTACGAGCAGGGCTTCACGATCAATGGCGCGCGCAACCGGCTCGATTCGCATGGCGCGGGTCAAGCGGCGGAAGTCGAAGGCGAAGTGGTCGAAGGTACGGTCACGCAAACGGCGGCGAACACGGCCACGGTCGATGTCGATCAGTTGCGCAAGGAGTTGCTGCAAGTGATCGACCTGCTCGGGCATTGAACGATTTGTTGTATCGAGATTTGATTGTTGCAGTTCTATTCGCGTGAAGGGTCTGTTATACTTTCATGCTTTCGGGGCGTAGCGCAGCCTGGTAGCGTACCTGCATGGGGTGCAGGTGGTCGGAGGTTCAAATCCTCTCGCCCCGACCAGAAAGACAAAAAGGACTTACGGTGTCATGCCGTAAGTCCTTTTTTCTTTGCGCGGCGGTTTGGTACCTGTCGCGGATGGACATCGAACTGCATCGTCATCCTGATTAATCGATGTCCAAGGGAATCAACGCCCTGGCCGAATGCAGCACCACGTCACTTCTGCGCGAGAAACGCGCCCAACGCTTGCCCGAGTTCCTCGTCGGTGACAGCGGGCGAAATGGTGAACGTAAAGATATCGCCCCATTGCAGCATCCACGCGGCCATCGGCGCGGTGCTGTTGGACTCGATGATCGCGCAGCCGCTCAATTCGCCGATCGAATGCCAGCGTCCAAGCATCGTGATGCCGTCAGGCGGCAGGGCGCCGCCCGTTTTCATGAAGCGCTCGACGGCCGATTGCTGTGCTGTTGGCAAACCGTTCCACTGAACAATGAACTTCATTGCGCACCTCCACTTCAGTCGCGGCGATGCCGGCCAGTGGCGAGCCGTCACCGTGACGGGCGCTGCGGATAGCGGCGCTCGGGAGCCTGCATCGCATGCAGATTCGTCCTACAGAATCCGCAACCCGATGCCGCCACCTCGGCGTTCCAAAGAATGATAGGCATCCCGCCTCGAACTTCCAGGCGCAAGCACGGGGTATTTGGGCGGTTTCTGTGTGCCTTACCGCATCCGATCCAGCAAGCGACTCGCGCTTTAAGTTTCTGTTAAGGCTGCGCTCATACATTGTTCGAGCGTTCGGACGATGCAGGAGGTGCTGCGAGGAGTCGTCCGACGCTTCGTGGTCCGCCGGGGGGCGAACCAGCCGAAGACCATCGTCGATGCGCATTCGACCGCCGCAAGGCGACAGATGGCGTGTGGCAAGCGGCCGATCAGCCTTCGCCCGAGGGCTGTGGGGGACGGCCATTCGAACCCGGTGCTCCACCGGGTTTTTCTTTTCCGGCGCGCGCCGGCCCATCACGCACGGGCACGAACCCTGCGCAGGATTGACTCGATTCCACGCTGAACCGTGCGGCCTCCGTCGCGTCACACACTGGTCATTTGGCTTATGCCGTTTGCCGCGCTATCGTCGTGCAATCGGCGTGCAAAACTGTATAAACATACAGTATAGTATTCACCTATCCGGCGCGGCGGCCTGCAGATATTTCGGCTACACGCGCTGCACGAACCTCGCCGACGAGCACGCATGGCCGCAAACGGCCGGCCATCATGCCCCGGCCAACTCATTCAGACGGACAGGCAAATTGTCATCTAACGGAACGATCCGAATTCGTGGCGCACGCCAGCACAACCTGAAGAACGTCGACCTTGACCTTCACACGGGTGAAATGACCGTCGTGACGGGGCCATCGGGCTCGGGTAAGTCGAGCCTCGTGTTCGACACGCTGTATGCCGAAGGGCAGCGGCGCTACGTCGAAACCTTCAGCGCGTATGCGCGGCAATTTCTCGACCGGATGGATCGGCCGCAGGTCGACCGTGTCGACGGTGTGCCACCCGCCATCGCCATCGACCAGACCAACCCGGTGCGCAGTTCCCGCTCCACGGTCGGCACGATGACCGAGCTGAACGACCATTTGAAGCTGCTATACGCACGCGCGGCGGAACTGTTCGACCGCAAGACCGCTCAGGCTGTCCGGCATGATTCGCCGGAGACGATCTACGCCGACCTCGACGCCCGCACGGCCACTGACGATCCGCGCATCGTCGTGACTTTTCCGGTCGAGCTACCCGAATCGACGAGCGAGGCAGAAGTCGAGCAATGGCTTTCAGCGAGCGGCTATACGCGTGTTCAGGCGCAGCGCGAAGTCGCGTCGCCCACGGGTATGCGCAAGGTACTCGACGTCGTGGCCGACCGCTTCCGTCTGCATCAGATCGAAAAAGCGCGGGTGGTCGAGGCGATCGAGGCGTCGCTCAAGCGTGGCGGCGGGCGCGTCAATGTCTACGTGCTGTCGCAGTCTCAAGAGGGCGAAGAAGCCGAGCCGCAGATCTGGCGCTTCTCCACCGGGTTGCACAACCCGGACAGCGATCTTCGCTACGCCGACCCACAGCCCGCATTGTTCTCGTTCAATTCTGCCTATGGCGCATGCGATACGTGCCGCGGCTTCGGACGGGTGATCGGCGTCGATCTCGGCCTCGTGATTCCCGACGAGCGCAAGACGCTGCGCGGCGGCGCAATCAAGCCGATGCAGACGCCCGCGTGGAAAGAGTGCCAGGACGACCTGATGCGCTACGCGGCGAAGGCCAACATTCGCCGCGACACACGCTGGTCCGAACTCACGGAAGCCGAGCGCGACTGGGTCATCAATGGCTCGCCGGACTGGGACGGCGAGTGGCAGAAACAGTGGTATGGCGTGAAGCGCTTCTTCGGCTATCTGGAGTCGAAAGCGTACAAGATGCATATCCGCGTGCTGCTCTCGAAGTACCGTAGCTACACACCGTGCGAGACGTGCGGCGGCGCGCGCCTGAAGACGGAATCGCTGCTGTGGCGACTCGGCTCGAAACAGAATGCGGACGGCGTGCTGGAGCCGTCGCAGCGTTTCATGCCGCGCGGGGTCGACTGGAACCGTGCGCAGCTCGAAGCGTTGGCGGGGCTGACGGTGCACGACCTGATGCTGCTGCCTATCGAGCGCATCCGGCGCTTCTTCGACGAGATCACATTGCCGAGCGCGCTGCTCGACGACGCACTCAAGCTGTTGCTCGCCGAAGTGCGCACGCGCCTCAAATATCTGTGTGACGTCGGCCTCGGCTACCTCACGCTCGATCGTCAGAGCCGCACGCTGTCGGGCGGCGAAGTGCAGCGGATCAACCTGACCACGGCACTTGGCACGTCGCTGACCAAGACGCTGTTCGTGCTCGACGAGCCAAGCATCGGCCTGCATCCGCGCGACCTGAACAGGATCGTGGAAGCAATGCATCGGCTGCGCGATGCGGGCAATACGCTTGTCGTCGTCGAACATGATCCTTCCGTGATGCTCGCCGCCGATCGTTTGATCGACATGGGACCGGGACCGGGCGAACGCGGCGGCACGATCATCTACGACGGCACGCCGGACAAGATCCGTTCGGCGGGAACGCTGACGGGCGAATATCTCGGCGGACGCAAGCATGTCGCGGACGCAGCGCACTGGGCACGTCGGCCCGTCGACACGAGTACGCCGCGCATCGTGCTGGAAGGCGCGCGCCAGCACAATCTGCGCGACGTGACGGTCGACATTCCTTTGCAGCGCCTCGTGTGCGTGACGGGCGTATCGGGGTCCGGCAAGTCCACGCTGATCCAGGACGTGCTGTATCCCGCGCTGGCGCGGCAGCTTGGCAAGGCGACGGAATCCCCGGGCGCGCACCGCAGTCTGACGGGGGGCGAGCAGATCAGCGACGCGATTTTTGTCGACCAGTCGCCGATCGGTAAAACCACGCGCTCGAATCCCGCGAGCTACGTCGGCGCCTTCGACGAAATCCGCAAGCTGTTTGCGAAGGCGCCGCTCGCGCTGCAACGCGGCTACGGCGCGGGCGTGTTCAGCTTCAATTCGGGCGACGGCCGCTGCCCGACCTGCGGCGGCTCCGGCTTCGAACATATCGAAATGCAGTTCCTGAGCGACGTCTATTTGCGTTGCCCGGACTGTGACGGCAGCCGTTATCGGCCAGAGGTGCTCGAGGTGAAGATCGAGCGCGCGGCTCGCGCGCTGAGCATCGCGGACGTGCTGGAACTGACCGTGCACGAGGCGGTCACGCTGTTCGCCGCGGATGGCGAAGTGCTGCGCGTGTTGCAGCCTATCGTCGACGTCGGTCTCGAATACGTGAAACTGGGGCAGCCGGTCCCCACGCTGTCGGGTGGCGAAGCGCAGCGTCTGAAGCTCGCGGGCTTCCTCGCGGAAACCGCTCAGGCGAAGACGGCACGCGGTGCGAAGCAGGCGCCGGCGGCACGCCTTTTCATGTTCGACGAGCCGACCACCGGTCTTCA
Proteins encoded in this window:
- a CDS encoding MerR family transcriptional regulator codes for the protein MTATIEKVVLPPIPAKRYFTIGEVSELCGVKPHVLRYWEQEFTQLRPVKRRGNRRYYQHHEVLLIRRIRELLYEQGFTINGARNRLDSHGAGQAAEVEGEVVEGTVTQTAANTATVDVDQLRKELLQVIDLLGH
- the pheS gene encoding phenylalanine--tRNA ligase subunit alpha, translating into MDLDQIVADAKSAFEQASDVTTLENEKARFLGKSGALTELLKGLGKLDPETRKTEGARINIVKQQVEAALTARRQALADALLNQRLAAEAIDVTLPGRGTGTGSLHPVMHTWERVEQIFRTIGFDVADGPEIETDWYNFTSLNSPENHPARSMQDTFYVDGKDAEGRPLLLRTHTSPMQVRYARTNTPPIKVIVPGRTYRVDSDATHSPMFNQVEGLWIDENISFADLKGVYTDFLKKFFERDDILVRFRPSYFPFTEPSAEIDMMFEHGKNAGKWLEISGSGQVHPTVIRNMGLDPERYIGFAFGSGLERLTMLRYGVQDLRLFFENDLRFLRQFA
- the pheT gene encoding phenylalanine--tRNA ligase subunit beta; amino-acid sequence: MQFPESWLRTFVDPQLTTAELSHALTMAGLEVEDLRPAAPPTSKIVVGRVLEVVKHPDADKLNVCQVDAGTGATLNIVCGAPNVSPGIKVPVALVGAQLPPAEEGGAPFAIKLSKLRGVQSEGMLCSARELKLSEDHSGLLILPEDTPIGQDIRETLNLDDTVFEIKLTPNKADCLSVFGVARETAAITGALLRPLDIKPVEVKLNETLPVKISAPDLCGRFSGRVIRGVNARAKSPAWMVERLERSGQRSISALVDISNYVMLELGRPSHVFDLDKIHGEMDVRWGKPGESLKLLNGNTVEVDETVGVIADDHHIESLAGIMGGDSTAVTLDTTNIYLEAAFWWPDSIRGRSRRYNFSTDAGHRFERGVDYSTTVEHIERITQLILDICGGEAGPVDDQIVNVPKREPVKMRVARANRIIGVAIGGDEIAQIFTRLGLPFERDGDDFLVTPPPYRFDIEIEEDLIEEVARIYGFEKIPANPPVARSEMRRTNETQRSIHTLRHALAARDYAETVNFSFVDAEWEQDFAGNDKPVKLLNPIASQLSVMRTTLFGSLINVLRHNLNRRAERIRVFEAGRVFLQDASIKAGELAVEGFAQPKMFGALAYGPVIEEQWGAQTRAVDFFDVKGDLEALLAPAVARFVKAEHPALHPGRSARIELDGRAIGWIGELHPRWMQKYDLPHAPILFEVEAEALMQRALPSPTEVSKFPPVRRDIAIVVDQKIEVQALFDEMQKALSDEACKTIQRVALFDEFRAKSNTSGGLAAHEKSLAFRVTLQDTGGTLQDETVDLAIQTLVDRLARVYGARLRG
- a CDS encoding integration host factor subunit alpha; its protein translation is MNEMNSSDFEALLTAQRSAMIRDIPTSTASASGEAPTLTKAELAELLFDNVGLNKREAKDMVEAFFEVIRDALESGDSVKLSGFGNFQLRDKPQRPGRNPKTGEAIPIAARRVVTFHASQKLKALVENGAEESFAR
- a CDS encoding DUF3303 domain-containing protein; the encoded protein is MKFIVQWNGLPTAQQSAVERFMKTGGALPPDGITMLGRWHSIGELSGCAIIESNSTAPMAAWMLQWGDIFTFTISPAVTDEELGQALGAFLAQK